From one Streptomyces sp. SCSIO 30461 genomic stretch:
- a CDS encoding diiron oxygenase: MTMVTPRDITLLRDALGPLRDREQVAARLLESSSKHSFDPDKELDWEAPFENGKWFWPPELVSLYGTPLWKRMSEEQRMELARHESASLASLGIWFEIILMQLLVRHIYDKPVTSNHVRYALTEIADECRHSMMFARLIQKGGTPAYQVPRAYHNLARVMKTTSTTPGSFAATLLGEEILDWMQRLTFPDERIQPLVRGVTRIHVVEEARHVRYAREELRRQMVTAPRWEQELTRVGCGEAARIFSICFVNPGVYENVGLDRRTAVAQVKASGHRREVMQTGAKRLTDFLDDIGVLRGVGRRLWQSSGLLAR, translated from the coding sequence ATGACGATGGTGACCCCACGCGACATCACACTCCTCCGCGACGCCCTCGGCCCGCTCAGGGACCGCGAACAGGTCGCCGCACGCCTGCTCGAGTCCTCGTCCAAGCACTCCTTCGACCCGGACAAGGAGCTGGACTGGGAGGCTCCGTTCGAGAACGGCAAGTGGTTCTGGCCGCCTGAGCTGGTGTCCCTGTACGGCACCCCGTTGTGGAAGCGGATGTCCGAAGAGCAGCGGATGGAGCTGGCCCGGCACGAGTCGGCCTCGCTTGCCTCGCTCGGCATCTGGTTCGAGATCATCCTGATGCAGCTGCTGGTGCGGCACATCTACGACAAGCCCGTGACCAGCAACCACGTGCGCTATGCACTCACCGAGATCGCGGACGAGTGTCGCCACTCCATGATGTTCGCGAGGCTGATCCAGAAGGGCGGCACCCCGGCCTACCAGGTACCGCGGGCCTACCACAACCTCGCCCGCGTCATGAAGACCACCTCGACCACCCCCGGCTCGTTCGCCGCGACCCTGCTCGGCGAGGAGATCCTGGACTGGATGCAGCGGCTCACCTTCCCCGATGAGCGGATACAGCCCCTGGTACGCGGGGTGACCCGTATCCATGTGGTCGAGGAGGCCCGCCATGTGCGCTACGCACGCGAGGAGTTGCGCCGCCAGATGGTGACCGCCCCACGCTGGGAGCAGGAGCTCACCCGGGTCGGCTGCGGCGAGGCGGCACGGATCTTCTCCATCTGCTTCGTCAACCCCGGGGTGTACGAGAACGTCGGCCTGGACCGCCGCACGGCCGTGGCCCAGGTCAAGGCGAGCGGCCATCGCCGCGAGGTGATGCAGACCGGGGCCAAACGGCTCACGGACTTCCTGGACGACATCGGCGTACTGCGCGGGGTGGGCCGCAGGCTGTGGCAGAGCTCGGGACTGCTCGCCCGATGA
- a CDS encoding TetR/AcrR family transcriptional regulator, with translation MTTPSAQSAPSAPAETRAYRRLSVEERRSQLLGAALTLFAHRAPEDVSLDDVAEVAGVSRPLVYRYFPGGKQQLYEAALRSSADALVLCFAEPPTGPPTERLGRVLDRYLDFVAQHDAGFSALLRGGSVAATSRAHAIVDEVRRAAAEQILVHLGVLPGPGPRVRMMVRTWIASVEAASLIWLDEEERQPADRLCDWLIDHLLGLLAVTAASDEEAAGVVRKLLALEDASGRAGTLGRRLLPIVGDAAHLL, from the coding sequence ATGACCACTCCCAGTGCCCAGAGCGCTCCGAGTGCTCCCGCGGAGACCCGCGCCTACCGGAGGCTGAGCGTGGAGGAGCGCCGCAGCCAACTGCTGGGTGCCGCCCTCACACTGTTCGCACACCGGGCGCCGGAAGACGTGTCGCTGGACGACGTGGCGGAGGTGGCCGGAGTGTCCCGGCCACTGGTGTACCGCTACTTCCCGGGTGGCAAGCAGCAGTTGTACGAGGCGGCGCTACGCAGCTCGGCCGACGCCCTCGTGCTCTGCTTCGCCGAGCCGCCGACCGGGCCGCCCACCGAGCGACTCGGCCGGGTGCTCGACCGCTACCTCGACTTCGTCGCGCAGCACGACGCCGGATTCAGCGCCCTGCTGCGCGGCGGCAGCGTCGCCGCGACCTCCCGCGCCCACGCGATCGTGGACGAGGTACGCCGTGCCGCCGCCGAGCAGATCCTGGTGCACCTCGGGGTGCTGCCCGGCCCGGGCCCGCGGGTACGGATGATGGTCCGCACCTGGATCGCGTCGGTGGAGGCGGCCTCGCTGATCTGGCTGGACGAAGAGGAACGCCAGCCGGCCGACCGGCTGTGCGACTGGCTCATCGACCACCTGCTCGGGCTGCTGGCGGTGACGGCGGCATCCGACGAGGAGGCAGCGGGCGTGGTCAGAAAGCTCCTGGCGCTGGAGGACGCGTCGGGCAGGGCGGGGACACTGGGGCGGCGACTGCTGCCCATCGTGGGCGACGCGGCACACCTGCTGTGA
- a CDS encoding ferritin-like domain-containing protein, producing the protein MPTRDFYTNTPDDMAWSVPASGSARFTWEYDDGRDRLLALYQKGKDKQWDGAKRIDWDLEVDPYDPLGTPDEALSLYGTRHWPKMTEKDKGELRRNYTAWQFSQFLHGEQGAMVCAARIVESAPDLDAKFYSATQTMDEARHAEVYGRFLHEKIGMLYPINDNLQALLGDTLRDSRWDMPYLGMQVLIEGLALAAFGMIRDTTDKPLPKQILAYVMQDEARHVAFGRMALRDYYKQLTDAELREREEFVIEGCYLMRDRIRGIEVLEDFGVSRKEAEEYTEQSEFLHLFRKLLFSRIVPCVKDIGLWGERLQRAYVDMGVFELGDSNLDLLMSQDEQVAEELDKERFAAEEAARVAEVRQAIAEGGD; encoded by the coding sequence GTGCCGACACGTGACTTCTACACCAACACCCCTGACGATATGGCCTGGTCCGTCCCCGCGTCCGGCTCCGCCCGCTTCACCTGGGAATACGACGACGGCCGAGACCGCCTGCTCGCCCTGTACCAGAAGGGCAAGGACAAGCAGTGGGACGGCGCCAAGCGGATCGACTGGGACCTGGAAGTGGACCCGTACGACCCGCTCGGTACCCCGGACGAAGCCCTCAGCCTCTACGGCACCCGCCACTGGCCGAAGATGACCGAGAAGGACAAGGGCGAGCTGCGGCGCAACTACACCGCCTGGCAGTTCAGTCAGTTCCTGCACGGCGAGCAGGGCGCGATGGTCTGTGCGGCCCGGATCGTCGAGTCGGCCCCCGACCTCGACGCCAAGTTCTACTCCGCGACCCAGACCATGGACGAGGCCAGGCACGCGGAGGTCTACGGGCGGTTCCTGCACGAGAAGATCGGCATGCTCTACCCGATCAACGACAACCTCCAGGCCCTGCTCGGCGACACCCTCCGCGACTCGCGATGGGACATGCCCTATCTGGGCATGCAGGTCCTCATCGAGGGCCTGGCACTGGCCGCGTTCGGCATGATCCGCGACACCACGGACAAGCCGCTGCCCAAGCAGATCCTGGCGTATGTGATGCAGGACGAGGCAAGGCATGTCGCCTTCGGGCGGATGGCGCTGCGCGACTACTACAAGCAACTGACGGACGCGGAACTGCGCGAGCGCGAGGAGTTCGTCATCGAGGGGTGCTATCTGATGCGGGACCGCATCAGGGGCATCGAGGTGCTGGAGGACTTCGGTGTCTCGCGCAAGGAGGCCGAGGAGTACACCGAGCAGTCGGAGTTCCTGCACCTCTTCAGGAAGCTGCTCTTCAGCCGGATCGTGCCGTGTGTGAAGGACATCGGGCTGTGGGGCGAGCGGCTCCAGCGGGCTTATGTCGACATGGGGGTGTTCGAGCTCGGCGACTCCAACCTGGACCTGCTGATGAGCCAGGACGAGCAGGTGGCGGAGGAGCTGGACAAGGAGCGCTTCGCGGCTGAGGAGGCGGCGCGGGTGGCGGAGGTGCGGCAGGCGATCGCCGAGGGCGGGGACTGA
- a CDS encoding PQQ-binding-like beta-propeller repeat protein: MKPLQQDDPRRIGPFAAFARLRESASAVRYLAHRADGGADAPVVVSLARPELAALPEFRQCFEDEVRTADRLAGSWVPPRAGASAADDASGNANAPQLWTAWPYVPAVSVAEAVALAGPLPEHAVRTLGAGLAETLSRAHATGTVLHALNAETVLLSAGGPLLTAFGALGSAAHVEAGDDGRLSTHPVCPSPEQLSGDRPGTPADIFALGLLLAYAATGRAPGLAQDGAWNGTFDAAELQGVPEALRGLVADCLSWNAAQRPTAGAVAAALSLAGAAALVTEGWLPEPVTAALATQAAAVSGAGEQDGVRRGPRGTAQSGASGTAWNGVPGAAPDVDVRGAAQHPLSGGPFAPAGPGPQAAPPAPGTPAPPGFASLEGPAPSGIGGTGTAAPLPGHGHPGVEGPGDQGATAPLFPAARTPSPAEANDYLLPTAAAASASPFGTGGDSMASAPRSTVTASVLAARADARRRVFVAAGVAGTAGLLLGGGIGFGAASGFSKESDGTGSSKPRTVPGAPPAPLWSYQHSGEESVEPVVWRNRVLVLAEAHQCTGVDLRTGRHLWTQSRGRAAFAPVLVGDSVFVVGPTEFIWLSADDGAVESTSTAPGHVTAIAGFEGSVVWFSGTVGAATYLFAYDMKAKKELWRSQVPNGRSRSALPEYQAVAVMPDGILVRQDSDSLTQQQTKASKGLALFSLHDRKSGQRVWSKYLVGVSDEATVVGDASGRVYAPVRNDLQAFDTTSGKSMWQAFGPATPGANKGGGFGKGVIQDGTLYLGTDDHDLYALETATGKIRWSRSTEASGSGRPRLLLSAGTALTLEENQVTAFSTRDGRRLWKFQSAGSADRPTKSGRYRGIVAGDTAVLWRDTTLYALPLGQ, from the coding sequence ATGAAGCCGCTTCAGCAGGATGATCCGCGCCGCATCGGCCCGTTCGCCGCCTTCGCTCGACTACGCGAGAGCGCGAGCGCGGTGCGGTACCTCGCGCACCGCGCAGACGGCGGCGCGGACGCGCCCGTCGTCGTCTCGCTCGCCCGGCCGGAGCTCGCCGCGCTGCCCGAATTCCGGCAGTGCTTCGAGGACGAGGTCCGCACCGCGGATCGGCTCGCCGGCAGCTGGGTGCCGCCGCGCGCGGGTGCCTCGGCCGCGGACGACGCGAGCGGGAACGCGAACGCGCCACAGCTGTGGACGGCGTGGCCCTATGTGCCTGCCGTGAGTGTGGCCGAGGCCGTCGCCCTTGCGGGCCCGCTCCCGGAGCACGCGGTGCGCACCCTGGGCGCAGGGCTGGCTGAGACCCTCTCGCGAGCCCATGCGACCGGCACGGTGCTGCACGCACTGAATGCCGAAACGGTTCTTCTGTCTGCTGGCGGCCCCCTCCTCACGGCCTTCGGTGCGCTCGGCTCCGCCGCTCATGTCGAGGCGGGTGACGACGGCCGGCTGTCCACCCACCCAGTCTGCCCCTCACCGGAGCAGCTTTCGGGCGACCGGCCCGGCACCCCGGCCGACATCTTCGCGCTGGGCCTGCTGCTGGCCTACGCGGCGACGGGCAGGGCCCCGGGGCTCGCGCAGGACGGAGCATGGAACGGGACGTTCGACGCCGCCGAACTGCAGGGCGTTCCGGAGGCGTTGCGCGGCCTGGTGGCCGACTGCCTGTCCTGGAACGCGGCGCAGCGCCCCACGGCCGGCGCGGTGGCCGCCGCCCTGTCCCTGGCGGGCGCGGCGGCTCTGGTCACGGAGGGCTGGCTGCCGGAACCGGTCACCGCAGCGCTGGCCACGCAGGCCGCAGCGGTGTCCGGGGCCGGGGAGCAGGACGGCGTACGACGCGGCCCTCGTGGCACGGCGCAGAGCGGTGCGTCCGGCACGGCATGGAACGGCGTACCCGGCGCGGCACCGGACGTGGATGTGCGGGGAGCCGCCCAGCACCCGCTGTCGGGCGGGCCGTTCGCCCCGGCCGGCCCCGGTCCCCAGGCGGCGCCACCTGCCCCCGGCACGCCCGCGCCGCCCGGATTCGCAAGCCTTGAGGGACCCGCGCCTTCGGGCATCGGCGGCACGGGTACGGCCGCCCCGCTTCCGGGTCACGGACACCCCGGCGTTGAGGGCCCCGGCGACCAGGGCGCCACCGCACCGCTGTTCCCGGCGGCGCGGACCCCGTCCCCGGCCGAAGCCAACGACTATCTGCTCCCGACGGCGGCCGCCGCCTCCGCCTCGCCGTTCGGCACCGGTGGCGACTCCATGGCATCCGCCCCCAGGTCCACTGTCACTGCCTCCGTCCTGGCGGCCCGGGCCGATGCGCGCCGGCGCGTGTTCGTGGCCGCCGGCGTGGCGGGTACGGCGGGCCTGCTGCTGGGTGGGGGCATCGGATTCGGCGCCGCGAGCGGCTTCTCGAAGGAATCCGATGGCACGGGATCATCGAAGCCCCGCACCGTCCCGGGTGCGCCGCCCGCCCCGCTGTGGTCGTACCAGCACTCGGGCGAGGAATCCGTCGAGCCCGTCGTCTGGCGCAACCGGGTGCTGGTACTCGCCGAGGCGCACCAGTGCACAGGGGTGGACCTGCGCACCGGTCGCCATCTGTGGACGCAGTCGCGTGGCCGTGCCGCGTTCGCTCCCGTGCTCGTGGGCGACAGTGTGTTCGTGGTCGGCCCGACCGAGTTCATCTGGCTCTCTGCGGACGACGGCGCCGTCGAATCGACCTCGACCGCTCCCGGGCACGTCACCGCCATCGCCGGTTTCGAGGGCTCGGTCGTGTGGTTCAGCGGCACCGTGGGCGCGGCCACGTATCTGTTCGCGTACGACATGAAGGCCAAGAAGGAACTCTGGCGCTCCCAGGTCCCGAACGGGCGTTCGCGCAGTGCCCTGCCCGAGTACCAGGCAGTCGCCGTGATGCCCGACGGCATCCTCGTACGGCAGGACAGCGATTCCCTGACGCAGCAGCAGACGAAGGCGAGCAAGGGCCTGGCCCTGTTCTCGCTGCACGACCGCAAGTCCGGGCAGCGTGTGTGGAGCAAGTACCTCGTGGGGGTCAGCGACGAGGCCACCGTCGTCGGCGACGCATCGGGCCGGGTGTACGCACCGGTCCGCAACGACCTCCAGGCATTCGACACGACCAGCGGCAAGAGCATGTGGCAGGCGTTCGGCCCCGCCACTCCGGGTGCCAACAAGGGCGGCGGCTTCGGCAAGGGCGTCATCCAGGACGGGACGCTCTACCTGGGCACCGACGACCACGATCTGTACGCCCTGGAGACGGCGACAGGCAAGATCCGCTGGTCCCGTTCCACGGAAGCGAGCGGGAGCGGGCGGCCGCGCCTGCTGCTGTCCGCCGGGACGGCGCTGACGCTGGAGGAGAACCAGGTGACGGCGTTCAGCACGCGGGACGGCCGGCGGCTGTGGAAGTTCCAGTCCGCGGGTTCGGCCGACCGGCCCACGAAGTCGGGCCGCTACCGCGGGATCGTCGCCGGGGACACGGCGGTGCTCTGGCGGGACACAACCTTGTACGCGCTGCCCCTCGGCCAGTAG